The nucleotide window GTGGCTGAGGAGGGGGAAGTGGCTGAGATGGCTGAAGGGGTAGAGGtggctgagaggggggaggtgggtgagacgggggaggtgggggagacgggggaggttggtgagaggggggaggtgggtgagaggggggcggtggttgagacgggggaggtgggtgagacgggggaggtgggtgagaggggggaggtgggtgagacgggggaggtgggtgagaggggggaggtgggtgagacgggggaggtgggtgagacgggggaggttggtgagaagggggaggtgggtgagaggggggaggtggttgagacgggggaggtgggtgagaggggggaggtgggtgagacgggggaggtgggtgagaggggggaggtgggtgagaggggggaggtgggtgagacgggggaggtgggtgagacgggggaggtgggtgagaggggggaggtgggtgagaggggggaggtgggtgagacgggggaggtgggtgagacgggggaggtgggtgagaggggggaggtgggtgagacgggggaggtgggtgagaggggggaggtgggtgagacgggggaggtggcagaggtgggggagaggggggaggtgggtgagaggggggaggtggcagaggtgggggagaggggggaggtgataGAGGTGGCAGAGGTGGGGAAGGCTTCATCTTCCGGCAGAAGAACCCACCGGGAGTCTGCCGATCCCCAGGGGGTGGTTCAGAGTCCTGCTCCGGGACCCACCGACGGAGCGCAGCCTGTTGTCCCGCAGCCTGTTGTCCCGCAGCCTGTTGTCCCGCAGCCTGTTGTCCCGCAGCCTGTTGTCCCGCAGCCTGTTGTCCCGCAGCCTGTTGTCCCGCAGCAGGTCCCCTCCCTGAAGGAACTTGGAGAACAGAGCAGCGACGCCGCCCCTGAGCAGTGTGGGGGGTGTCGTCCGGAGAGCCCAGAGGGACCCACCCAACACGCCAAGTGCAATATCAGCAACAGGAACACAGGTAGACATATCAGATGACTTTAATTTAATCCAATCCAATCTTATCTAATCTaattgaatctaatctaattcaattcaattaataaAAAGTAAAGGTTTTCAGGACAGCAGCAGTACgttaaaacacagaaaacagaaTTGTACAGAAACGTAGCGTGACGTCATTGGTCACTGCATTGGCGTCGATTAGGGCCTTGCACATGGGCAATGGGAATGTACTTCATTTGTCcgttgttgatttatttttaacagAGGAGCGCATAGAAGGTCTCTCCGTGCTGAGCTTGGAGTCGAGGGACACGTGTTCAAAAGCCGCCACCAACACTGACAAGGTGAGTGAAATAGTATTGCGTGACGTCAGCATAACACTGGGTTAATACGGAACTAAAGGGATCTCTTCTCATCTCATCAGCTATTTGAAGAAGCTTGAGTAGTGTGGCAATCATCACAACGGCCCCAAACGATATATTTCCAATCTAGAGCAGTGGGGGGAGGAGAATGAGTTCAAGTGGCCTCCCATCCTCCAGACTCACTGAATAGGATGTGCGTCTCAGTAGGTTATGAGGACAGAAAGGTTTTCCAGTGGCAAAACTTAAGCATGTTACTAACAGCTTGGTTGTATATTTATTCTAACACTTTCAGTGAGTCGCAGTGCAGATGGAATACATTGGGAAATTACTATCCcctaaaaatgtaaacaaaccagCATGGTTTCGCATGGGGATTTTTAAGGGAAGAAGCCTCTACCATTCGTCAACTTAGACAACTTACTGCTCCTTAGTGCTCAAGCACTAAGCTGAGAACCCAGGTGCCATCCATCAAGTCTGCAAGGGCTCTTCAGGGCTGAGGGTGGCCAATAGCATTAGGGCCAGGTTCAATTGGTTTCCAAAATACTAATTTGTCATATCAACCAATCACTATGAACCCAAGGTcacttgtttgtgtgagtggtaGAAAAGCATGCACACTTGATCCAAGCATACACACTCAATATTTATATTGAGCGTGTAGTCATTGATCCAGTGCCTCTTCAACATATCCATTAAATATGCTTATTGTTTTTGTCTTGCAGGCAAGAGAGAACGGGAAAATTGTCTGAGGCGATTtctgaaataaaaaaactgCAACCAAAACACAGTGTTGACATCGAAGACTTACCCAGCTGGAGTTTAAAACTTTTACTTCCTGTTTGccttttatttatcttttctatTGCTTTGTGAAGTTGCCATTGtgctgggctgtgtgtgtgtgtcccaatcGTTGCGTGAGCACAGCATTGTTGGCAATCTCACACGTTTGCTACAGTACCCTTATTAATAACTTCAACAAAATGCCAAGTGGCCATTGATCAGCAAGTTAAGACAAAGGTCACCTTGCAATACTATAGGGGTCAAGGTTAAAATAGGCTCCCATCACTAATATCCTGGATGGTGATGATAGGTAAACACATGGGAGCCTATGTTATGAGGCCCTGCCACTCGGAGCTAAACATCTTAATTTGAACAAAGGAACGGAAGAGCGTTTACTGGAAAGAAATCTTCCCCTCGTTTTGCTTCCAAGCACTTTAATGACGAGTATTGTCATAATATACACTGTGTTCGAATGCTGTTTACTTGCAAGATTTATGAATGTGTcttttgtttacattttaaggagttttttttGGTGGGGGTTTCTGCACCACTTCTTGGTGGGATGTTCAGTGGTATTTTGTATAAATACGAAAGTATTCATAGGTTAAGATCTGCACATCTACACAATATCCAAGTTGCACACATTTAACACTGTAGaatccagattttttttttccaacatcGTTTTTTAAGGAACAACATGAAGTCTTTCAAAGTCCTTCGGTGACTTTAACCAAGACCTGACTTGGTAATTCACTCATGAAGGGTGAATTACCTTTCTGTATATCTATACAAGTTTTCTAACAAGGattttaaatgttaatattacGTTTGAATCGTCTTTTGTATTGTGTTACTACAAAGCTAAGCAGCCTTGCAAGACAACTCGCAACGGCTCAACTTGTCCAATCGGGGCGCATGGTTGTTGCCAATCAACGTCAGTGTTTAGAGGTCACTAGCAGAAGCTTATAGCCTAAAGTAGCAACCTTCCATATAATACTGCTTAACTTCCCTGAACAACACCAATATTTTGCACTAGTGTACTTCTCAGTACATCATGACTTGGCATCAGCAGCTTCAAAAGGCCTCCTTTGATCAATCATGAGGACTATCCCTCTAGTAAGGGCAATGGAAACTtgatacaataataatattttaatgtAAGGGTAGGCACTTTTTATTCATATCTGTTGAGATTCTCTTTACATCCGgaaagcaatcaataaatcaaatgctgtgACGAAAAAATACGAAAATCTTCAAAAAGAAGCCTGTCCAATCATTTTATTCGGcccgaatgaaatgattggatggcATACCCATCAATCTACCTACTAGCCAGCAACCTGCACACAATCTGCCCGCCCACCCATTGCGCATAACCAGAGTTGTCCACGAGGCTTTTGAGAGAGGGCTTGAGGAGTGGGATTTTTCTCGTTTGACGCTTTCAAATTCAAGCTTACTCTGGCTGCTCTCTCAAAACTGCCTACCCCACCATTAACACTAAATAGTACTCTCACGATAACCTTTAAACATGATGGGTGTAAAAGCCAGATCGAGTCTCAGTGTTTGAAGAAAGCCTTGCTCTGCTTCTAAGTTGAATTCTAATGTGTTCACGTGTCGCAGAGTGGGGTTGATAGTGATTCATTTGCACAGCACATGCTAATTGCTTTCGTATTGCGGGCTCGAAAGGGGTCTCGCTTTTCTGCCTTAATTTACATAGACTAAAGACATGAAACATTTCAAGGCTAATGAGAGCCACCACATGAACTGAACAAGCGGAATTGGTTagtgttttttatattgggCCCCAAACGCGTTGGTTGTCTTTTGTAATCGTTAGTGATAACTATTGCGTTTTAAGCCATTGTTGTTCTTATAGATTGAATGTGCCTTACATATAAGTTTCTCcaaatgaggaagaggaaaaacGTTATGGTAACACCATACAGTAATCTGTACTAGCATAGTGACAGTGCACTATTGTTATTTCTGATTGTATTTAATGGCCTTTTCATATGGAAACCTGAATGTTAGAAACTAGGATTCTGCAAACAGTTTTAACAATGTTACATGTTGTGTTTCGATTCTGTaaagatttatttattatcatgtaatatacattttttaccATAGCACTTGACAATAATGAATACAATTCACGTCACTTTAGTGATAACATAGTATAGTTTATGTCACTGTTTACCAGATCAATAATATGCTCTTAGATACAGCAAGGGTCTATAATCGACAGCCTTTTGAATATGTAGTGTGCAAAGCAGCGGTCAGAGTCATTCCATTTCTCCGTAGAGAAGTATGGTATTTGAAGGGTTGCATGATCAAGTATGTGAACTGGGTGTACTGCTGTGAGTACTGTCAACGTTTAGGTTCAGGTAACGTTCTTTAACACATGGAACACAGACTATTGCACTGTGTAATACATGCTGATGTCCAACATTTTCTGAAGTCCTTTTGGATATCTTTAGTGAAGGCCATCTAGAATGTGATTAATCAGTTTGTCGACAATGCAAGGATCAGTTCTCTCATAAATGATTCATTCATGAGATGGGTCGGTACTGCGAAGCCCAGTTTAGGGTTGTAGGTGATTGTTTAAGAAGGTTTTGCTTCAGGTAGATCTTCTCTATCCTAATGGCAGATTTGAATGGTCTGATCATTTTTTGGGAAGGATGGTTCTGATTGGACGGAGACTTCCCCGCTCTTTGTTCTTGTAGGATAAAGGAAGGCACTGgttcatgtttgttttatttgatgcgCACTAGTGAACTGTTGCATTTACCTGTGTATGTAATGTCAATAGAGCTGTTTTCgcagtgttttttctctttaaaTGAAAGAAAAGCTCTTGTACGTGAAACATCTGTGTGCGATTGTACATATAAAACGATTGAGTGGTGGGATACAGCGCATTAATAAAAGGCTTTCTGTATTTTAGACATGACCTGACTTCCTTTTTTTGTCTCGCAACATCATCATTCACCCCCATTAACCCCACGCCATcaccacacacctacacacacacatacacacacttcttTGTTGTTCCTTTATGTCACTGATGGGGCTTTGCAATTACAGCCCAGATGTCTGAGAGTGAGTGGCTCCGGGCCTGAACTCTCAGGGACCTCCGGCGGgtacacaacaaaacaaaagggcCCAGtattggcagagagagaggcacagataAGGAGAGCAGGGTAGCAACCAAAGACTgaggagagaacagagacactggcagcagcagcagcagtagcggCGAATCATCCATCATCAACAGTGAGTTGCTGCGAGACCTGCAAGACCCTGTTAAAGCAAGGTGGCCGTGTTGCAATCATGTCTGattaatttctttattttcagaGGGGCCCGCTCCCCACAGGCCCGTCGCACGCAAAATGATCCCTCCCTTGCCGACGGCAACTCCCCCAAGAGGGGCTTTTAATTCTCTCctcctaggggggggggggggggaggcttctgtcattagagagagagagagagagagagagagagagagagagagagagagagagagagagagagagagggagagagagagagagagcgagagagagggagagaaaagagtgTTACAAACAACTTCACTTAATTCTGTACCGCACTGCCCTAGTATTGTTCAAAATGATTTGGCACTCAATCATTGAGATATCATGAAATTTCTCATTTGGATCAAAGGCAATGAATGTCTTCATGGAGAAAGGTTTCCCCGAGCTGCTTTTAAATGGTGCTGCGGGAGGAACCTTTGAGAGGCTCAGGCAGACTTTGCTTGCTTGGtgttttcatttgtgttttcaAATGACTATTTTATCAGTCTATGGTGTAGTGGAGcatgagagagacagcaagTTTTCAATGCAGATAAACTGTATACACTATATtgaatactatatatatatatatatgatactggTTCACAGTAGtttcccacacacaaacatacacctgcgtgtatgcgtgtgcttgggtgtgtatttgcgtgcatgtgcatatagtgtgtgtgcatgtgcatgcgtctCGATTCAACGTGCCCCAGAAGCAATCCCCCTCTTCCAATAGCATTAAACCTTTTAACGCTTCACTCGGGTCGGTGAGCGCTAATGCTTGGAGTGTGTGAGGGAGCAGTACATTACGGTGGGCGTAGGAGATAATCCCTGAGGGCCCCGGGATGGAGGGATTGAAGTGCAGCAGCAGGGCAGCATTATGTCACCTCCGCACCTCAGTGAGAGCGGTCGGACTCACCAAGCAAAAGgtgttgtgtctctctctctctctctctctctcgacccttCGGCCTCAACAGCACAGCGCCGTGAGACGATGCCGAGGTTGTCTGTTTGTTCGCTTGAAGCTCGGCGGGAAGTAAAGGCTCACTTAAGAAtcaccaaaaaacaaaactcaaaCCCATTGAAAGAAACCTCTCCAAAGCGGAGCTATCACTCCCAGCTCTTGGCCTGTGACACTTCCGTCCGACCGAAGCACTACCGCTGAAGCTGGTGAAACGCTCAGCGCGCGCCGTCCTATTTATGGAGTAACTGCCGTGTGGTTTTGAGGCCTCATTTGTCATGCACTCCCGCCGATCGATGTACTATTCCAGCTCACCCATCGGCGATGCTTCCTCTGAAAACTGTTTAACTCCAAGATTACACAAACCACGCAATCTGTTGGTTTTAAATCATCATTGTTTATCGACTATATAGGTCAAATCAAAAAGGaagctctctgtctcgctctctcctctcccctgtgaCCTTGGCAGAAGGTCACAGGAGACAGGGCAGACGAGACGGACGAGGGGCCGTCGGCAGACCCCCAGGGCTCCGATGATGATCACACCGTGCGTCATCTCCCCCTCATGGCCGTCTCCATCCGCCCAGGATGTGACAGCCACGCCTTCGGCAGCTGGCCCCGGCACAGAGACAGAgccctgggggagaggggggagaggggggagaggaggagggctgacCGGGCATCACCTTGCTTACCGTCATATAACCTCCCTGGTTGCCCTACCAACCCAGTCCACTGTAGATGAATGCTGTTAGCAGTATAATGTAttttgtatatatactgtaattatatatatttcgtTTTATTATCTATATTTTTAGTATTTCTTCGTTCATTCTGATTATGTGCAGACCTCAATATCGTTGATGATTATCATTATTggttatttattgatttattgacCTTGGAAGTTCCAGTAAGACATACTTCCTGGGCCTGGTTTCATTGTTGATCATGTGACATGACAACAAGACGTTTCTACACGATGGTGGCTTGAGAATTGATCTCTCCGTGCACGCCCGTGTATTCAGGggaaaggcaccctggagaactAATCTCTCGCCAACACCTGCGTCCACGGAACCGTTCTATGCAGCAATGATGAATTCATAAACTCCTTCACACACAGGctaactcactctctcactaacccacaggctcactctctcactcccagcgattgattgattgacggGAGTGTTCTGAGATTAAGAAATAAAACTCCACCAAAACGCTATTTGGTTATAATCTCCATAATCTCTTATTTAATGTAACACGTCTGATAACGGAAGCGTAATGGCCAGTGATGGCGCATACTGTGTGCCGTTTCAGCTTTTTGTAATATGCCGTCATTTTGTACCGTTTTGAAACCGTGTTAATATTTGATGTTTTTTTACACCTTCGTTTTCATATATGAGTATACTTTCATGCCTCAGGCCTGGTTTATAGGTCTGTTCAGAATGGTTTCATGCATTGTTCTGTCTGAAGAATGAAATCTCTCACAAAAAAGCTGTTCcccatattatttatatttctcaGAGCAAGCTAGTTCAATATAAACCCGCATAAATCATATAGGTTCATATTGTAATATCCATACTAATGGCTTCGATTCACATCAATTTGACTAAAAGCTTGCACAGACCCATCCTCGCAACTGGAAGCCCTAGAGTTGGCGCTTCAATGTGCAGGATTTGGCTCGCacattttcttcctctctctcccctcggaTTTCTCATCTGCTATTGCTAATCTCAAGAGGCCATCGATAACATAAAATAAATCCAGGGGTCACAAAGTCTGAAGTAGTTGCTTGACATcccccccttttccccctttCCATTAGCAGGTCAGCGGTGAGGTGCATCTTCCACATTTGAGTCAATAACTCCAGGGTCGTTAGTCACTGGAGGTCATTCATCATGACACGCGAGAAGGGAGACGCTGGCTGAGAGCATGTCTTTTAAGGACATGGTGGAGTGGCCGCTGCAGCCCTGGACTAATTTGCCATGATGTTCTacaccacccccagcacccccagcaccaccacacatCTGTTGTCTGGTATGATCAGGGGAACTGGTTTTCATCCCTAATGGAAAAACATCCTGTTTATCTCAACAGAGAATCTCTGGGTAAAGAGGTCAGAATCGATGACCCCACACCAACGTCAGTACTGATGGTATGTTGGGCACTACGTGGTTGTGATCTCAACGGGGGGTAACCACTATGAACACTGAGGCATTAAAGACATCTTAGGACTGAAACGCTTTAAACAAGTAACGCTCTTCACCACTGCAGCATGCACCAAGCGAGCTTCATCTTCCTTCCATGAGaacgttggatcaaaatagaaCCAAGCGGTATTGTGTAATgtgttcctctcctctcctttacacacgcacgcacactcatgcaaacacacacacacacacacacacacacacacacacacacacacacacacacacacacacacactcatgcaaacacacacacacacacacacacacacacacacacacacacacacacacacacacacacacacacacacacacacacacatacacacacacacacacacacacagtatcaacAGAGCCTGAAAATCGATTCACctccctcttacacacacacacgcacgcacgcacgcacgcacacagaggcaGCACATTGTTCAAGTATGAACAAACAACCTGTGTTTTTAGGTCACACTTCCCATCCTTGATCATTCACCGCATGTGACTGCTTAGAGTGAACCCCCTTCCCCTTTATTAACCAGGGACATTCCCTTTGCTcttaatgacacacacaaacacacacacacacatgaacacacgcacacacacatgaacacacgcacacacacacacacacacacacacacacacacacacacacacacacacacacacacacacacacacacacacacacacacacacacacacacacacacacacacacacacacagattcgtTTTTTGATTAAATGCCAAACTTGACGGTTGCCCCTTAAACagacttcttttttttcaagcaTTGATTTAACTTATCTTCAAATTCCCTCCAATCAATTATGGGCAGCAGACAGTGGAATTTGATGCCAGCAGTGGGACGTAAACAGATAACCTTTGGCTGTGAATCCTACTGTTACTTTCAGAAACGGTAACACAacctttaaaaaaaggaaaacgaaAAAGACAGTTGTATCTATTATGGCTTCATTAATAGTTAGAAATGCATGAATCACATTTGTCACATGTTACTTTTTAATATACCCGTATTCTATAAGTCATGGAAAGAAATCACTTTATAATTGATGTTTATTTGTACCTTGGTTTATGGACATACCTATACTTGCGTACATACTGCTGAATTAATAGAAAGATTCTAATTACACTAAAATGTCATCCGCCCAAAAAAGGTGGGACACCTGCCTTTTGTACAATAACACAACACATTTCTATGGTCATATGCACATACCTGAGTGTTACTTAATTATGCAGGTTGTCCCGTGTCCCAATATTATTCATATCTTCCCATTAAATACAATTAAGCCTATTGAATATTGATTGAGACCATTCAATAAATGGGAACATTGATTAGCGTTGCAAAGATTGCAGTTAAAACAATCTTGAATCCTACATTCTACCGGACCAAAACGTGTCTAGCAGTAGTGTTGGTCATACAGTATAGACGGGCGATATAATCCAAAGCTGCAGTAGGTTGGTCACATGTTATAGATTTAAGGCATACTGGCCCAACGGAGAACGCAAGGTGATAGGAAGGGGAGTATGAACTATTATTCCTTTGAGAAAGTCCTGCTTCAAGTCTTATCCgtttggggctggggggggctggggggggttcAAAGAATAAAACGTCTGCAACTCTTGCATGAAGCCTGTGCAATTCAGCATTAATGGCGCTCAACAAAAAAGAGTTTGAAAAaagaataaacaaaaacaaatgaaaaacacaACCAGTGACCGACCTGCGGCATTGAGTCTGTGAAACACTTCTTGTTGGaccctttagtgtgtgtgtgtgtgtgtgtgtgtgtgtgtgtgtgtgtgtgtgtgtgtgtgtgtgtgtgtgtgtgttcgtttgtgtgtctgtctatgtgtgtgtgtgtgtgtgtgtgtgtgtgtgtgtgtgtgtgtgtgtgtgtgtgtgtgtgtgtgggtagccGTGGAGGCCTCATCACTCTCCTCCACGCAGGACAGGACGCTTGGTCGTGGAGGCGGCCTTGACCGGAGAAACGGTGCGAGCAGCTGCAGCATTCTCGGTCCCCTGCTCAGCATTACGTTTGCTATTCGCACCATCAACATCCCTCTCGTCCCCCTCGTCGAACATGGCGTCCGTCGGCGAGCTGTACAGAGGCTGTGATTTATGTCTTTCTTTGCCCACAGACGAGTCTGATTTGtccgccgcagcagcagcagcagcagcagcagcagctcgggGGGTCGTGTAGAGACCGTCCACGTCCTGAGCCGAGTGCGGGCTTTCCGCTCGACCGGCGTCCGGTGAGCCACCCGTTGCGCCCTCCCCTCTGCTGTCCCACTGAAACGTGTGGCTCTGAGACAGCGACCGCTGCTGTGTGTCATTGAGATATAAAAGCTCTGTCTGTGTAGAGTTCACCTCTGTGACGTTTTTGCTCGTGGAGATATTAGAGGAGATGTTTgcgctggaggtggtggggaaggTGGTGGTGACCCCCGATATCCCAGGCTTACCCCCAGAGGAGGACGAGCTGGTGGGCTTCCATATCAAGCTGTAATAAATGGCTAGAATTATGGCTGCTAAGGACACAGAcaacacatatgcaaacacagtGGCTAGTCTCACCCATTTCTTATTGGTCTTAGCAGCCATCTTAGCCTTTTTGTCCCCCGTGTAAGTAGCGGGTTTGCCCCTCTCCATATTGGGCATGAAGTCCCGCTCTCTCATATTGCCCCTGTTTTTACCGCGATGTTCCACCACCCCGTCCGTCTTGAAGCCTTAATATGGATCCACAATCCAAAGAGAATGAATGAcgcaaaaaagaaacaaacacctTCAGCGGCGAAATAACCGTTGCTTTTTTGGAGGGGTTAACTGGATTTGCTGTGAAAGTGTGCTGAGCCTAATCA belongs to Gadus chalcogrammus isolate NIFS_2021 chromosome 5, NIFS_Gcha_1.0, whole genome shotgun sequence and includes:
- the LOC130382527 gene encoding uncharacterized protein LOC130382527 → MRERDFMPNMERGKPATYTGDKKAKMAAKTNKKWVRLATVFAYVLSVSLAAIILAIYYSLIWKPTSSSSSGGKPGISGVTTTFPTTSSANISSNISTSKNVTEVNSTQTELLYLNDTQQRSLSQSHTFQWDSRGEGATGGSPDAGRAESPHSAQDVDGLYTTPRAAAAAAAAAAADKSDSSVGKERHKSQPLYSSPTDAMFDEGDERDVDGANSKRNAEQGTENAAAARTVSPVKAASTTKRPVLRGGE